The window TGCTGGATGACGGAGTAACTTCGTCATCATCCTTTAGGCAACGGACACTATACTCGTCGTACTTCGCGGAGAAGCCTAGACGCGCAATGTCGCTGTCGTAGTCAAAGGCCGCGCAGTACGCATTGCGCCAATCGTCTTGGTCGGAAGTCCAAAAGTGCGCGTCCTCGCCCCTGTCGTTGAAATTTCTAGTATAGTACCCGTAGCCGGCAGGGAACACTGAGAAACCGAACGCATCTATGCCATTGCCATCTCTCGTCCAGCCGGATGTTGATTTGAGAACCTTGCCCGTAGTCGATGAATCACCGACTGCAGCGAATAGGGTGCTCCACTCCTTTCTTGTCGGCAAGTGCCAACCTTCAGGGCAAACTCCGTGAACAGGAGGCGCCGGCGAGCAGTTTTTTTGATATCCGCAACCTATGCCGTTCGTACCCCATTTGCCCACACTGTCCATGGCTGAACTCCATATATATAGGCGACCGTACTCGGAGCATCTGTAGAGGCTATCTTCGCCATAGCAATAGCTATGCCTAGTTTGGTAATTGAGATTTTCCGCCATCCACCATTGGTCACCAATCTTCACCGTCTTGTAAACTTGACCGTCGCGCTCGTCGACCAACTCGCCATATTCGCAATTGTCTTCGGTTTCTGACTTACAACCAATTTTTGAACTAGAAGACTGTTCCGAACTTGATGACTCCACCGAACTACTCGACTTTGCACTGCTGCTGGATACCGGAGGAACCTTGTCTTCATCCATGATGCAGCGGACAGAGTACCCGAGTTCCATATCATGCGTAGTATATGCCGCTCCATTACTTGAATAAGTGAAATAAAAGCAGGGGGCGTAACCAGCCAAGGAAACAGGTACAGAAAAAGCCCAAAACCGTGCTTCGGTCCCCATTTCGTAACCCACATGTCTTCCGTGTGTAGGGCGATAGCCGCTCGCCAAAATCGAAAAACCAGTTGAATTGGTTCTGGTGATACCTTTATAAGTTGTCCATGAGCCTGTTGCCTTAAGAGCTTTTCCTGCACCACCTTGGCCGCCAACTTCTGGTGAATAAATCAGCGTTTCCCATTCTTCGGTCGTAGGCAAGTGCCAGTCGGTAGGGCAAGCACCTCGTATATGGCTAGGATAAGGGCAACCCTCTCTACCATATGTACATCCGCCTTCTCCTTTGCCCAATGCTGCGGACCACATATATAGGCGACCATGAACATCGCAACTAGATTTACTATCTCCATAGCAAAAACTGTTTTCTACTTCGAAGTTCAGGTTCTCCGCCATCCACACTTGGTCACCAATTCTCACGGTC is drawn from Fibrobacter sp. UWR3 and contains these coding sequences:
- a CDS encoding fibrobacter succinogenes major paralogous domain-containing protein, translating into MMCVFRKCHPGARSAIGSIAITSLLLFLVACGDDESSFTSRPGDDSSTETSSSVVQSSSEQSGGNPSSSSVKSSSSSVKSSGSSSSRRSAWEYLNPDIDYGEFVDERDGKVYKTVRIGDQVWMAENLNFEVENSFCYGDSKSSCDVHGRLYMWSAALGKGEGGCTYGREGCPYPSHIRGACPTDWHLPTTEEWETLIYSPEVGGQGGAGKALKATGSWTTYKGITRTNSTGFSILASGYRPTHGRHVGYEMGTEARFWAFSVPVSLAGYAPCFYFTYSSNGAAYTTHDMELGYSVRCIMDEDKVPPVSSSSAKSSSSVESSSSEQSSSSKIGCKSETEDNCEYGELVDERDGQVYKTVKIGDQWWMAENLNYQTRHSYCYGEDSLYRCSEYGRLYIWSSAMDSVGKWGTNGIGCGYQKNCSPAPPVHGVCPEGWHLPTRKEWSTLFAAVGDSSTTGKVLKSTSGWTRDGNGIDAFGFSVFPAGYGYYTRNFNDRGEDAHFWTSDQDDWRNAYCAAFDYDSDIARLGFSAKYDEYSVRCLKDDDEVTPSSSSEEPSSEAWATECKTKTEDNCEYGELVDERDGKVYKTVKIGGQVWMAQNLNYAHLQPTDELDSSSFCYDDNETSCAKFGRFYLWSAAMDSAGTWSTDGKGCGYGVECSPKSPVRGVCPEGWHLPNNNEWNVLIGAVGGASEAGKKLKSTSEWTNNSNGTDAYGFTAEPAGYMTNKGDRCAHTEAAFWSSTEASNSNSYIEYLSFANNNTLLDYTGKNYRYTVRCIKDSSD